A stretch of the Erpetoichthys calabaricus chromosome 3, fErpCal1.3, whole genome shotgun sequence genome encodes the following:
- the LOC127527076 gene encoding LOW QUALITY PROTEIN: putative nuclease HARBI1 (The sequence of the model RefSeq protein was modified relative to this genomic sequence to represent the inferred CDS: deleted 2 bases in 1 codon): protein MASPFMNEQPVDIGAQIIRRKFHIERVLRDRQDPLLLLEEILYERYRFSRGRILYLKDLLAPYIRSQTRRSRALTTTQTICIALKFLASGTFLYTVGDAEHLSKSVVCQAICKVCLALKHFLRVFIVFPGHLRVQTIKEAFHAIAEFPNVIGALDCTQIRIKAPSGPNEPDYVNRKGFHSINMQMICDASYLVSNVEAKWPGSVHDSRIFKESHLYRTFEQGHHDGILLGDRGYACRNFLMTPFPDPNPGPQTRYNAALSRTRARIEMTFGHLKERFQCLKRLRVAPDRACHIIVACSVLHNIATIRKERVPEVLLQPDDDLDPVHLEQSSSRAARDRIVAQHFQ from the exons atggcttcgccgttcatgaatgagcaaccagttgatattggtgcgcaaattatacgaagaaaatttcatatagagagggttttgcgcgatcggcaagatcctttattgctcctggaggaaattctgtacgaaagataccgctttagccgagggagaatattgtacctcaaagatttattagctccgtatattcgaagtcaaactcggcgaagtcgggctctcacaaccacacagaca atatgcattgctttgaagtttcttgcaagcggcacttttttatatactgtaggcgatgcggaacatctatcgaaaagtgtagtttgccaggcaatttgtaaagtctgtttggctctgaaacatttccttcgggttttcattgtgtttcctggacacctgcgtgtgcagacaattaaagaggcgtttcatgccattgcag aatttccaaatgtgattggggcactggattgtacacaGATCCGAataaaggccccatcaggtccaAATGAGCCAGATTACGTGAACAGAAAAGGCTTCCACAGTATTAACATGCAG ATGATCTGTGATGCATCCTACCTTGTATCAAATGTGGAGGCTAAATGGCCAGGGTCTGTTCACGACTCAAGAATTTTTAAggagtcacacctgtatcggaCATTTGAACAAG GTCATCATGATGGAATCCTGCTTGGGGACAGGGGATATGCCTGTAGGAATTTTCTAATGACCCCATTTCCTGACCCCAACCCTGGGCCACAAACTCGATATAATGCAGCTCTGTCTAGGACAAGGGCACGAATTGAAATGACTTTTGGCCacctgaaggagagatttcaatgtCTAAAAAGGCTGAGGGTTGCACCTGACAGAGCATGTCACATAATTGTTGCATGCTCTGTCTTACACAACATAGCGACCATCAGAAAAGAGAGAGTCCCTGAGGTTTTGCTGCAGCCTGATGATGACCTTGACCCAGTGCACCTTGAGCAAAGCAGTAGCAGAGCTgccagagacaggattgtggcccaacattttcaatga